A genomic window from Gemmatimonadaceae bacterium includes:
- a CDS encoding HAMP domain-containing histidine kinase: MAMLMWLAVAAAAVLLGVVLVSERARRRRLRERSAELEHLSFELARANRAKSEFLANVSHELRTPLAAIVGYVDLLRDGSYGELAPRMVGPVERIQASAEHLQALVDQILDLAKLSAGRLEVQREPLSLRAFVIDVASEVEPLITEKGLTLSIHVPATLPRLSTDPMHLRQVLINLLGNAVKYTPAGSITVRATLVADPARLLEERAVRQRPLLAAGGSWVALQVTDSGIGIAEKDQQRIFDEFEQVDPGSRSDSVRRGTGLGLTITRRLARLLEGDITVESVMGRGSTFTCWLPVDPAPRAQG; encoded by the coding sequence GTGGCGATGCTGATGTGGCTTGCAGTGGCGGCTGCCGCCGTCCTCCTCGGCGTCGTGCTCGTCAGCGAGCGCGCGCGGCGGCGGCGGCTGCGCGAGCGCAGCGCCGAGCTCGAGCATCTGTCCTTCGAGTTGGCCCGCGCCAACCGCGCCAAGAGCGAGTTCCTGGCCAACGTCTCGCACGAGCTGCGCACCCCGCTGGCCGCCATCGTCGGCTACGTCGACCTGCTCCGCGACGGCTCATACGGCGAGCTCGCGCCGCGGATGGTCGGCCCAGTCGAGCGCATCCAGGCCTCTGCTGAGCACCTGCAGGCGCTGGTGGACCAGATTCTCGACCTCGCCAAGCTTTCGGCCGGCCGCCTCGAGGTGCAGCGCGAACCGCTCTCCCTGCGCGCGTTCGTGATTGACGTCGCCAGCGAGGTCGAGCCGCTCATCACGGAGAAAGGTCTCACGCTCTCCATCCACGTGCCGGCGACATTGCCGCGGCTCAGCACGGACCCGATGCACCTGCGGCAGGTCCTCATCAACCTGCTGGGCAACGCGGTGAAGTACACGCCCGCCGGCAGCATCACCGTCCGCGCGACGCTGGTAGCCGATCCGGCGCGCCTCCTCGAAGAGCGCGCCGTGCGTCAGCGCCCGCTGCTCGCCGCCGGCGGGTCGTGGGTCGCGCTCCAGGTGACGGACAGCGGAATCGGCATCGCCGAGAAGGACCAGCAGCGCATCTTCGACGAGTTCGAACAGGTGGATCCGGGGTCGCGCTCGGATTCCGTGCGCCGCGGCACCGGGCTCGGCCTCACCATCACGCGACGCTTGGCGCGGTTGCTCGAGGGCGACATCACGGTCGAGAGCGTGATGGGCCGCGGCAGCACGTTCACGTGTTGGCTGCCGGTGGACCCCGCGCCGCGGGCGCAGGGCTGA
- the pyrE gene encoding orotate phosphoribosyltransferase: MDPRTRLLDLLATRSARRGSFTLASGRQSDLYVDCRPTTMHPEGLAAIGPLGLHAIGERGWKPDSVGGLTLGADPVSYAIAYASQLAGIPVRAFTVRKEAKTHGTGKVIEGAFESGDRVVVVEDVITTGGSALRAVEAIRAAGGHVVGVLAVVDRSEGGREAIEAAGLEVASLVTAAEIVARM, encoded by the coding sequence ATGGATCCCCGTACCCGACTCCTCGACCTCCTCGCGACGCGCAGCGCGCGCCGCGGCTCCTTCACCCTCGCCTCCGGCCGGCAGTCCGACTTGTACGTCGATTGCCGCCCGACAACGATGCACCCGGAGGGCCTCGCCGCCATCGGTCCGCTCGGCCTGCACGCCATCGGCGAGCGCGGATGGAAGCCCGACTCCGTCGGCGGGCTGACGCTCGGCGCCGACCCCGTGAGCTACGCCATCGCGTACGCCAGCCAACTCGCGGGCATTCCCGTCCGCGCGTTCACGGTGCGGAAGGAAGCCAAAACGCACGGCACGGGCAAGGTGATCGAGGGCGCCTTTGAGTCGGGTGACCGCGTCGTCGTCGTCGAGGACGTGATCACCACCGGCGGCTCCGCGCTGCGCGCAGTCGAGGCCATTCGTGCCGCCGGCGGCCACGTCGTCGGCGTGCTCGCGGTCGTCGACCGCAGCGAAGGCGGGCGCGAAGCGATCGAGGCCGCCGGGCTCGAGGTCGCGTCCCTGGTGACGGCGGCCGAGATCGTCGCGCGGATGTAG
- a CDS encoding helix-turn-helix domain-containing protein — protein sequence MSAPLPTLQAPVVTVLDPAERARVDAAGEGLYRTIHRESVADALEDLKRGRVGAVLLGVVRCGGQLDRRVAAVVREFPTVPTVALLGAEPPSAEILLRIGNAGITRLVDVRVPAGWSQLRRILSAEAMRATDRLALAKLREILAPVADETWLFFEALFAASARNDTVQALALRMQVLPSTLMSRFFRAKLPAPKRYLAYARLVRAARLFEDHGHSIADVANALEFSSPQSFGRHVQTFLGISAGEFRRTYTAERMLERFLDELVRPHVAALRELRPLTLRPGMRPVPPSVADRRPALHRRVV from the coding sequence ATGAGCGCCCCGCTGCCCACCCTGCAGGCTCCCGTCGTCACCGTCCTCGATCCCGCCGAGCGCGCCCGCGTGGACGCGGCGGGCGAAGGCCTCTACCGCACGATCCACCGCGAGAGCGTGGCGGACGCACTCGAGGACCTCAAGCGCGGTCGTGTCGGGGCCGTACTGCTGGGCGTCGTGCGCTGCGGCGGGCAGCTCGACCGCCGCGTGGCAGCCGTGGTACGCGAGTTCCCGACGGTGCCGACGGTCGCGCTGCTCGGCGCCGAGCCGCCCTCCGCGGAAATCCTGCTGCGCATCGGCAACGCGGGCATCACGCGCTTGGTGGACGTGCGCGTGCCGGCGGGCTGGAGCCAGCTGCGGCGCATCCTCTCCGCGGAGGCGATGCGCGCCACGGACCGCTTGGCGTTGGCAAAGCTACGCGAGATCCTCGCGCCCGTCGCGGACGAGACTTGGCTCTTCTTCGAGGCGTTGTTCGCCGCGAGCGCGCGCAACGACACCGTCCAGGCGCTGGCGCTGCGGATGCAGGTGCTGCCAAGCACGCTGATGAGCCGGTTCTTCCGGGCCAAGCTCCCCGCGCCGAAGCGCTACCTGGCCTATGCCCGGTTGGTGCGCGCCGCCCGGCTCTTCGAGGACCACGGACACTCCATCGCCGACGTCGCCAACGCGCTGGAGTTCTCCTCGCCACAGAGCTTCGGGCGCCACGTGCAGACCTTCCTCGGCATCTCGGCCGGCGAGTTCCGGCGGACCTACACCGCAGAGCGGATGCTCGAGCGCTTCCTCGACGAGCTGGTGCGGCCGCACGTGGCCGCGCTGCGCGAGCTACGGCCGCTGACGCTGCGCCCCGGAATGCGTCCGGTGCCGCCGAGCGTCGCCGATCGCCGGCCGGCGCTGCATCGGCGCGTCGTGTAG
- the dnaN gene encoding DNA polymerase III subunit beta: MRFTITREKLQEGLAAVTPAVPNKTTLPVLANLLVQTTDKGIRISGTDLDIAVSTEVTADVEAMGAITIPARKLSEIARELPPSPVRISATGDQRITLECGRSKFKLLGLPKSEFPSFPAVQFEKAVRVPSGELQKLIGHTAFAASTEESRPILNGVLWELRSDAMRMVATNGHRLAKMEVPVKAGQKADLIIPPKALEQIRRLFPAEEELEVAQGENHLGFRSPFTSVYTRLIEGPYPGYEQVIPKDNDKYAIVDRAALTSALRRMSVVASDQTHRIRLSFNAGMLKFSVSTPDLGEAQDELPIRFEGDPLDIGFNAAYLLEILRYMPTDEVRMTFRAPERASTIEPEGWSDSAKYLCLLMPLRLVD; the protein is encoded by the coding sequence ATGCGCTTCACGATCACACGCGAGAAGCTCCAGGAAGGGCTCGCCGCCGTCACGCCGGCGGTGCCCAACAAGACGACGCTGCCGGTGCTTGCCAATCTCCTGGTGCAGACCACGGACAAGGGCATCCGGATTTCCGGCACCGACCTCGACATCGCGGTCTCGACGGAGGTGACCGCCGACGTCGAGGCGATGGGCGCGATCACGATTCCCGCACGCAAGCTCAGCGAGATCGCGCGCGAGCTGCCGCCCTCGCCCGTGCGCATCTCGGCCACCGGCGACCAGCGCATCACGCTCGAATGCGGCCGTTCGAAGTTCAAGCTGCTGGGCCTGCCGAAGTCGGAGTTCCCGAGCTTCCCCGCCGTGCAGTTCGAGAAGGCGGTGCGCGTACCGTCGGGCGAGTTGCAGAAGCTCATCGGGCACACCGCCTTTGCCGCCAGCACCGAGGAAAGCCGCCCGATCCTCAATGGCGTTCTCTGGGAGCTGCGTAGCGACGCGATGCGGATGGTAGCCACCAACGGGCATCGCTTGGCGAAGATGGAAGTGCCGGTGAAGGCGGGGCAGAAGGCGGATCTCATCATTCCGCCAAAGGCGCTTGAGCAGATCCGCCGCCTCTTCCCGGCAGAGGAAGAGCTCGAGGTCGCGCAGGGCGAGAACCACCTTGGCTTCCGCTCGCCGTTCACGTCGGTGTACACGCGCCTCATCGAGGGCCCGTATCCCGGCTACGAACAGGTCATTCCCAAGGACAACGACAAGTACGCCATCGTCGACCGTGCGGCGCTCACCAGCGCCCTGCGGCGAATGAGCGTCGTCGCGTCCGACCAGACCCACCGCATTCGCCTCTCGTTCAATGCCGGGATGCTCAAGTTCTCCGTGAGCACCCCCGACCTCGGCGAGGCCCAGGACGAGCTGCCGATCCGCTTTGAGGGCGATCCGCTCGACATCGGCTTCAACGCGGCGTACCTACTCGAGATCCTGCGCTATATGCCGACCGACGAGGTGCGGATGACCTTCCGCGCGCCGGAGCGCGCGTCGACGATCGAGCCCGAGGGCTGGTCGGACTCGGCGAAGTACCTCTGCCTGCTGATGCCGCTGCGCCTCGTCGACTGA
- the dnaA gene encoding chromosomal replication initiator protein DnaA yields MSLSAADVWSRLLDRARTELSDHIVETWLAPLQAAEFSGEQLTLNAPDQFSVEWNEKRHAALLESFGPVAVGQPVKIALRVQQERLQRSQMDLFVPQKGQEQRTIEPERQPNNVTLSSLNDRYTFDTFVIGKSNDLAAAAAMAVAQAPGKTYNPLFFYGPTGLGKTHLMQAIAQEIVRKNPLTRVTYITTEQFTNDVITSIGKGAMHDFRRRYRETDLFLVDDVHFIGGKNSTQEEFFHTFNALYEAGRQIVLTSDRPPSEISKLEARLASRFAWGMVADIGQPDLEHRIAILRRKAQMDHLEHTIPDDVLHFIADHVQSNVRELEGSIIKLLAYASLKHRVVTVDLAREALRDKLRSQESGSSARPERQDRMGVIQQRVAAEWGVTVEGLQSKTRTKTLTIPRQVAMYLAREILGLQLVEIGQAFGGRDHSTVIHSLERVAETMKESAEFRGRVDRVRETVRHSA; encoded by the coding sequence ATGTCCCTCTCGGCCGCTGACGTTTGGTCCCGCCTGCTTGATCGTGCCCGGACCGAGCTCTCGGATCACATAGTTGAGACCTGGCTCGCGCCCCTCCAGGCCGCTGAGTTCTCCGGCGAGCAGCTGACGCTCAACGCCCCAGACCAGTTCTCGGTTGAGTGGAACGAGAAGCGCCACGCGGCGCTGCTCGAGTCCTTCGGACCGGTTGCCGTCGGGCAGCCCGTCAAGATTGCCCTGCGCGTTCAGCAGGAGCGCCTTCAACGAAGCCAGATGGACTTGTTCGTCCCACAAAAGGGACAGGAACAGCGCACCATCGAGCCAGAAAGACAGCCAAACAACGTTACGCTGTCCTCGCTCAACGACCGCTATACCTTCGATACCTTCGTCATCGGTAAGTCCAACGACCTCGCCGCTGCCGCCGCGATGGCCGTCGCCCAGGCCCCCGGGAAGACCTACAACCCGCTCTTCTTCTACGGGCCCACGGGACTCGGCAAGACCCACCTGATGCAGGCCATCGCCCAGGAGATCGTCCGGAAGAACCCGCTGACCCGCGTCACCTACATCACCACCGAGCAGTTCACCAACGACGTCATCACGTCCATCGGCAAGGGTGCGATGCACGACTTCCGCCGCCGCTATCGCGAGACGGACCTCTTCTTGGTGGACGACGTGCATTTCATCGGCGGCAAGAACTCCACGCAGGAAGAGTTCTTCCACACGTTCAACGCCCTCTACGAAGCGGGCCGGCAGATCGTCCTCACCTCCGACCGGCCGCCGTCCGAGATTTCGAAGCTCGAGGCGCGCCTCGCGTCGCGTTTCGCCTGGGGAATGGTCGCCGACATCGGGCAGCCGGACCTCGAGCACCGCATCGCCATCCTGCGCCGCAAGGCCCAGATGGACCATCTCGAACACACGATTCCCGACGACGTCCTGCACTTCATCGCGGACCACGTGCAGTCCAACGTCCGCGAGCTCGAGGGCTCGATCATCAAGCTGCTGGCGTACGCGTCGCTCAAGCACCGCGTCGTCACCGTGGACCTCGCCCGCGAAGCCCTGCGCGACAAGCTGCGCAGCCAGGAGTCCGGCTCCTCCGCCCGCCCGGAACGCCAGGATCGGATGGGCGTCATCCAGCAGCGCGTGGCCGCCGAATGGGGGGTCACGGTCGAAGGTCTCCAGTCGAAGACACGCACCAAGACCCTCACGATTCCCCGTCAGGTCGCGATGTATCTCGCCCGCGAGATCCTCGGACTGCAGCTCGTCGAGATCGGCCAGGCCTTCGGGGGCCGCGACCACTCGACGGTCATCCACTCCTTGGAGCGCGTCGCCGAGACGATGAAGGAGAGCGCCGAGTTCAGGGGGCGTGTGGACCGCGTGCGGGAAACCGTCCGGCATTCCGCATAG
- the rpmH gene encoding 50S ribosomal protein L34, whose protein sequence is MGKPTYRPRNKRRIKTHGFRARMETKWGREVLSRRRKKGRKRLTVKLPSKYAGV, encoded by the coding sequence ATGGGAAAGCCGACGTATCGCCCGCGCAATAAGCGTCGTATCAAGACGCACGGATTCCGCGCGCGCATGGAGACCAAGTGGGGGCGTGAAGTGCTCAGCCGGCGTCGCAAGAAGGGGCGCAAGCGGCTGACGGTGAAGCTCCCGTCGAAGTACGCAGGCGTCTAA
- the rnpA gene encoding ribonuclease P protein component, translated as MASPQRLTRTADLLLVRREGKRVRTGLLEVRVLASLLSVQEGSPRAAHRIGIVVPRHRHSAVDRNRLKRRLRELTRAQWPALLAGRAPLDVALYALPAAYAADFTQLRDDVLRLGQRAAQHAAAA; from the coding sequence GTGGCGTCGCCTCAGCGGCTGACGCGCACGGCCGACCTCTTGTTGGTCCGCCGCGAAGGGAAGCGAGTCCGAACCGGATTGCTCGAGGTTCGGGTACTCGCTTCCCTTCTCTCTGTGCAGGAGGGCTCGCCGCGCGCCGCGCACCGCATTGGCATCGTGGTGCCGCGCCACCGCCACAGCGCGGTGGACCGCAACCGCCTCAAGCGTCGCCTGCGCGAGCTCACGCGCGCGCAGTGGCCTGCGTTGCTGGCCGGCCGCGCCCCGCTGGATGTCGCACTCTACGCATTACCAGCGGCGTATGCGGCTGACTTCACACAGCTTCGCGACGACGTCCTGCGCCTGGGACAACGCGCCGCGCAGCACGCGGCAGCGGCCTGA
- the yidD gene encoding membrane protein insertion efficiency factor YidD, producing the protein MRTLLILFVRGYQVVLSPLLPAACRYHPTCSHYAIEALEKHGALRGSWLAIRRIARCHPFRPGGFDPVPEPTPPDTPSRRDG; encoded by the coding sequence ATGCGCACACTGCTGATCTTGTTCGTGCGTGGTTACCAGGTGGTGCTCTCGCCGCTGCTGCCGGCGGCGTGTCGATACCATCCCACCTGCTCGCACTATGCGATCGAAGCACTCGAGAAGCACGGCGCGCTGCGCGGATCCTGGCTTGCGATAAGGCGCATCGCGCGCTGCCATCCCTTCCGGCCCGGGGGCTTCGATCCCGTGCCAGAACCCACTCCCCCGGACACCCCTTCTCGCCGTGATGGATAA
- a CDS encoding YidC/Oxa1 family insertase periplasmic-domain containing protein, with product MDKRFFLALLLTGGVVIATPVLFPRPAVAPAPVAEPSAGEVAAPTAPALPSAATPAASPAAGAAAVTPQAPIATVAPETLAVTNALTTFRFSTEGARLLTADLPRFQQLGGREGTVQLSHGREPMLRFRLIAGGDTVDLSRVMFTAWREVGEAGERIAFDAGVGSGALRIEYTLVPDNYLAQVRVRATGLPQPAFLLTDLPTGFDSQEADPKEDARHLSYAFKPGTSGSERVDFRKPDPGERLLYPGPHTWAVAKSKYFIVGVLALDGQPSPFAELQVTGAPRENKVAMRAQGTLVSPIADAPLAFELYAGPQEWERMVGMGREFEKSNPYGGWISGVVQPFATIVMRLLLWLKRTTALEYGWILVGFGIAIRLMMWPLNSRMMRTQMAMQRVAPLVQEAQNKHKGDPEKQRIAVMKVYTDNNVSPFAALSGCLPMLIPMPILIALFFVFQNTIEFRGVSFLWLADISLKDPYYLLPLAMGASMYALSWLGMRNVPPNPQAKMMAVLMPVMMTVLLLNFASGLNLYYTVQNLAALPQQWLISNERGKAAAAAPAVKPTGGGGKLKA from the coding sequence ATGGATAAGCGTTTCTTCCTCGCGCTCCTGCTCACCGGTGGCGTCGTCATCGCGACGCCGGTGCTCTTTCCGCGCCCTGCGGTCGCGCCGGCCCCCGTGGCCGAGCCCAGCGCCGGTGAAGTCGCCGCGCCCACCGCCCCCGCGCTGCCGTCGGCCGCGACGCCGGCGGCGAGCCCGGCCGCGGGCGCCGCCGCCGTGACGCCGCAAGCACCGATTGCGACCGTCGCACCGGAGACGCTCGCGGTCACCAACGCGCTGACCACGTTCCGCTTCTCGACCGAAGGTGCGCGACTGCTCACCGCCGACCTGCCGCGCTTCCAGCAGTTGGGCGGGCGCGAGGGCACGGTGCAGCTCTCGCACGGCCGCGAACCGATGTTGCGGTTCCGGCTGATTGCCGGCGGCGACACGGTCGACCTCTCGCGTGTGATGTTTACGGCGTGGCGCGAGGTCGGCGAAGCGGGCGAACGCATCGCCTTTGACGCCGGCGTCGGCTCGGGCGCGCTGCGCATCGAATACACGCTGGTGCCGGACAACTACCTCGCGCAGGTGCGCGTGCGCGCGACCGGACTCCCGCAGCCGGCGTTCCTGCTCACGGATCTGCCGACGGGCTTCGACTCGCAGGAAGCGGACCCCAAGGAAGACGCGCGGCACCTCTCCTATGCGTTCAAGCCGGGCACGAGCGGCTCGGAGCGCGTGGACTTCCGCAAGCCCGATCCCGGCGAGCGCCTGCTGTATCCCGGTCCGCACACTTGGGCGGTAGCCAAGAGCAAGTATTTCATCGTCGGCGTGCTGGCGCTGGACGGCCAGCCGAGCCCGTTCGCTGAGCTGCAGGTCACCGGCGCGCCGCGCGAGAACAAGGTCGCGATGCGGGCGCAGGGGACGCTGGTGTCGCCGATCGCCGATGCCCCGCTGGCCTTTGAGCTCTACGCTGGGCCGCAGGAATGGGAACGGATGGTCGGAATGGGCCGCGAGTTCGAGAAGTCCAATCCCTATGGCGGGTGGATTAGCGGCGTGGTGCAGCCCTTCGCCACGATTGTGATGCGCCTGCTGCTGTGGCTCAAGCGCACCACCGCGCTCGAGTACGGTTGGATCCTCGTGGGCTTCGGCATCGCCATCCGCCTGATGATGTGGCCGCTCAACAGCCGGATGATGCGCACGCAGATGGCGATGCAGCGCGTGGCGCCGCTGGTGCAGGAGGCACAGAACAAGCACAAGGGCGACCCGGAGAAGCAGCGCATCGCTGTAATGAAGGTGTACACGGACAACAACGTGAGTCCGTTCGCGGCGCTCTCGGGCTGCTTGCCGATGCTGATCCCGATGCCGATCCTCATCGCGCTGTTCTTCGTGTTCCAGAACACGATCGAGTTCCGCGGCGTGAGCTTCCTCTGGCTCGCGGACATCTCGCTGAAGGACCCGTACTACCTGCTGCCGCTGGCGATGGGCGCCTCGATGTACGCGCTGTCGTGGCTCGGGATGCGCAACGTGCCGCCGAATCCGCAGGCGAAGATGATGGCGGTGCTGATGCCGGTGATGATGACGGTGCTGCTGCTGAACTTCGCCTCGGGCCTGAACCTGTACTACACGGTGCAGAACCTGGCGGCGCTGCCGCAGCAGTGGCTGATCTCCAATGAGCGCGGCAAGGCCGCGGCGGCGGCACCGGCCGTCAAGCCGACGGGTGGGGGCGGCAAGCTCAAGGCTTGA
- a CDS encoding tRNA modification GTPase produces the protein MRLSGPEATGIAHRLGVPAAPAPRTATRVRLHACDAPSEPLDDALVTYFPAAQSPTGEALVEFSVHGGAYVIRAVQAALIAAGATPARPGEFTERALRHGKIDLLQAEAIADVIDARSRATHHAALRQLSGTLTRALADLRESLVQVEALLAYEIDFPEEDDGPQPRARVTAAARAVHEALARLGATLPAAELGREGVPVVLAGAANAGKSSLFNALLGDARAIVSEIPGTTRDALEALVDDDPYPWRLVDTAGLRDSDDALERLGVEVSARWLARAGVVLVCAESDEALMRTETAVAARTSSARVLVRTKADRDETQRRDVVSVSALDGRGLDALRAAVRTTIATAHPPPSEDQPVVTRARHAVAVTRAREEVAAFIAAWEADALPAPVAGTHLRAAILALDELTGAIDVEDVLERVFRSFCIGK, from the coding sequence TTGCGCCTGAGCGGTCCGGAGGCGACGGGCATTGCCCATCGCCTCGGCGTTCCGGCGGCCCCGGCGCCGCGCACGGCGACGCGCGTGCGCCTGCACGCCTGCGACGCGCCGTCGGAGCCGCTCGACGACGCGCTCGTCACCTACTTTCCCGCGGCACAGTCGCCGACCGGCGAAGCGCTCGTCGAATTTTCAGTGCACGGCGGTGCGTACGTCATACGCGCGGTGCAAGCGGCGCTCATCGCGGCGGGCGCCACGCCGGCGCGACCAGGCGAGTTCACGGAGCGGGCGCTGCGCCACGGCAAGATCGACCTGCTCCAAGCCGAGGCGATCGCCGATGTGATTGACGCACGCTCGCGCGCGACGCACCACGCGGCGCTGCGGCAGCTTTCTGGTACGCTGACGCGCGCGCTCGCGGACCTCCGCGAGTCGCTGGTGCAGGTCGAGGCGCTGCTGGCCTATGAGATCGACTTCCCCGAGGAAGATGACGGTCCGCAGCCGCGCGCGCGCGTCACTGCCGCCGCGCGCGCCGTGCACGAAGCGCTGGCTCGCCTGGGTGCGACGTTGCCGGCCGCCGAGCTCGGTCGCGAGGGCGTCCCGGTGGTGCTGGCCGGCGCAGCGAACGCCGGGAAGTCATCGCTGTTCAACGCGCTGCTCGGCGACGCGCGCGCCATCGTCAGCGAGATTCCCGGCACCACGCGCGACGCGCTCGAGGCGCTGGTGGACGACGATCCCTACCCGTGGCGGCTCGTGGATACCGCCGGCCTGCGCGACAGCGACGATGCGCTCGAGCGGCTGGGCGTCGAGGTCAGCGCGCGCTGGCTGGCGCGGGCCGGCGTGGTGCTGGTGTGCGCCGAGAGCGACGAGGCCTTGATGCGCACCGAGACCGCGGTCGCGGCACGCACATCCAGCGCGCGCGTGCTCGTGCGCACGAAGGCAGATCGCGACGAGACGCAACGCAGGGATGTTGTATCGGTGAGCGCACTCGACGGCCGTGGGCTCGATGCGCTACGTGCGGCGGTGCGCACGACGATCGCGACGGCACATCCGCCGCCGAGCGAGGACCAGCCCGTGGTGACGCGCGCGCGCCACGCGGTGGCGGTGACCCGCGCGCGCGAGGAAGTCGCGGCGTTCATTGCGGCGTGGGAAGCGGACGCCCTGCCGGCGCCGGTGGCGGGCACCCACCTGCGCGCGGCGATCCTGGCGCTGGACGAACTCACCGGTGCGATCGATGTAGAGGATGTGCTAGAGCGGGTGTTCCGGAGCTTCTGTATAGGGAAGTAA
- the upp gene encoding uracil phosphoribosyltransferase: MPTTPALPGLTVVSHPLVQHKLALLRDQATPTKIFKELVDEIAMLMAYEATIDLPLAPVEVDTPLETTTCQRVAGKKLTLVPILRAGLGMVEGILKLVPAARVGHIGLYRDHDTLEPVDYYFKVPGDAAERDFFLLDPMLATGGSAASAVASLKRAGATRIKFLCLVAAPEGVERLRRAHPDVPIFAAALDRELNANGYILPGLGDAGDRLFGTR, translated from the coding sequence ATGCCGACCACCCCCGCGCTTCCCGGCCTCACCGTCGTCTCGCACCCGCTGGTGCAGCACAAGCTCGCGCTGCTGCGCGACCAGGCCACGCCGACCAAGATCTTCAAGGAACTCGTCGACGAGATCGCGATGCTGATGGCCTACGAGGCCACCATCGACCTTCCCCTCGCGCCGGTCGAAGTGGACACGCCGCTCGAGACCACCACCTGCCAGCGCGTGGCGGGCAAGAAGCTCACGCTCGTCCCCATTCTCCGCGCCGGACTCGGGATGGTCGAGGGCATCCTCAAGCTCGTCCCCGCCGCGCGCGTCGGACACATCGGGCTCTACCGCGACCACGACACGCTCGAGCCGGTGGACTACTACTTCAAGGTCCCCGGCGATGCCGCCGAGCGCGACTTCTTCCTGCTCGACCCGATGCTCGCCACCGGCGGCAGCGCCGCCAGCGCGGTCGCGTCACTGAAGCGCGCCGGCGCCACGCGCATCAAGTTCCTCTGCCTCGTCGCGGCGCCGGAAGGCGTGGAACGCCTGCGCCGCGCGCATCCGGATGTACCAATCTTCGCCGCGGCGCTCGACCGCGAGCTCAACGCCAACGGCTACATCCTGCCCGGACTCGGCGACGCGGGCGATCGGCTCTTCGGCACGCGGTGA